Proteins encoded within one genomic window of Geotalea daltonii FRC-32:
- a CDS encoding aminopeptidase has product MYTAAFASLFTINMGIKAGERILVFSDMIRPEEQPSADDADRRKRLLETAAAAAAFAKKTYGNTTFISFPATAASGAEPPQEVWRAALGDNTVNRLAVAGILQRLLSKTASVEDLDLAKQTVIAGKDAVTEIIIALANNSTSHTRFRSLATAAGARFASLPHFDPEMFLTSMQVDWPALAERTRRLAAAVNLASTLEVTTPNGTRMLMGKEGRTAEGDDGLLTTPGSFGNLPAGEVYLAPVEGMSEGQMVLEYAPTRKLDTPLVLTVKGGKVVDIEGEDAHRKQLEKKFAESVNNRNIAELGIGTNDRAKRPDNILEAEKILGTIHIALGDNSGFGGTVSTPFHEDYVFYKPTLTAILPNGTRKVLLTEGKSVL; this is encoded by the coding sequence ATGTATACTGCAGCCTTCGCATCGCTTTTCACCATAAATATGGGCATCAAAGCAGGTGAAAGAATCCTTGTCTTCAGCGACATGATCAGGCCCGAAGAACAGCCCTCCGCAGACGATGCAGACCGCCGCAAGCGTCTTCTTGAAACGGCTGCCGCAGCTGCTGCCTTCGCAAAGAAAACCTACGGCAACACAACCTTCATCTCCTTTCCGGCAACTGCGGCCTCTGGGGCCGAGCCACCACAAGAAGTCTGGCGAGCGGCACTGGGGGACAACACCGTCAACAGGTTAGCCGTAGCAGGCATACTGCAGAGACTTTTATCCAAGACAGCCTCAGTTGAAGATCTGGACCTGGCAAAACAGACCGTTATCGCCGGAAAAGATGCCGTCACAGAAATAATCATCGCCCTGGCCAACAATTCAACCAGTCACACCCGTTTCCGTTCGTTAGCCACTGCTGCTGGCGCCAGATTTGCCAGCCTCCCCCATTTCGACCCAGAGATGTTCCTTACATCAATGCAGGTTGATTGGCCTGCACTCGCCGAGAGGACCAGGCGACTTGCCGCAGCAGTCAATCTCGCTTCAACCCTTGAGGTTACGACACCGAACGGCACCAGAATGCTGATGGGAAAAGAAGGACGTACGGCTGAGGGAGACGACGGACTTTTGACGACTCCGGGAAGTTTCGGCAACCTGCCGGCCGGGGAGGTTTACCTGGCACCGGTGGAAGGCATGTCGGAGGGGCAGATGGTTCTTGAATATGCTCCGACGCGTAAACTTGACACTCCACTTGTCCTGACAGTAAAAGGGGGGAAGGTGGTGGATATTGAAGGCGAAGATGCGCACCGGAAACAACTGGAGAAGAAATTCGCCGAAAGCGTCAATAATCGCAACATTGCCGAACTGGGAATCGGCACCAATGACAGGGCCAAACGACCGGATAACATTTTGGAAGCAGAGAAAATACTGGGCACCATCCACATCGCCCTTGGTGACAATTCCGGTTTCGGCGGCACCGTAAGTACCCCGTTCCATGAGGATTACGTCTTTTATAAACCAACCCTGACAGCAATTCTGCCAAATGGCACACGTAAAGTACTCTTAACCGAGGGAAAATCTGTGCTCTGA
- a CDS encoding dihydropyrimidine dehydrogenase subunit A — protein MAQVVFSSWGRNIIDNRSGGEAKDAQFRLPVTYDGERPLAAFMGWDGLIVFDRSVDVPAMAAEYMRRVQTLYCCGKCTPGKKGTKVLMDTLAAILGGNATEADLDTIEDLTKLLENCKCTLCQSSTVPVLDAVKNFRNDFLAYINGGKKTSGDFRYIEKYTAPCQDKCPAHIDIPAYIEAIKEYYYDHSLGTIRDSMPLPSVCGRVCPHPCETACRRKNVDEPISIMVLKRTASDYEWKHKFEPPMQPKPRKGKTIAVVGAGPAGLAAAYYLALEGYPVTIYEALPEGFGGGMVAVGIPPYRQPRHLLQRDIDIISSMGVEMIYNTRIGKDISLEDLKKKYDAVFLAPGAHRSKPMGVEGEDKGYKGFLKGGIDFLREAYMGKPTGMGKKVVVVGGGNTAIDCVRVALREGAEVSTLLYRRSRKEMPADVWEVDGADEEGVKFEFQVLPTRIIVDGNDQITGVECVRMALGEPDASGRRRPEPMAGSEFVVECDTVIPAIGQDPDLSFIPADMGIDITKWNTIITKYVPYKDAAGKDLKDGMGNYQSRTLITDCNGVFAGGDAEIGPLTVVACIGSGHRAAKVMQRWLEEGKAYLTDDEYMEDILNYMGVYDKNENVSCLDSAARAHQGEVHGKERASYKNYCEVELGFTDSQAVKEAQRCLRCYRVAMVAV, from the coding sequence GTGGCACAGGTGGTTTTTTCCAGCTGGGGTAGAAATATTATTGATAATCGCAGCGGAGGCGAGGCTAAGGATGCCCAGTTCCGGTTGCCGGTCACCTATGACGGGGAGCGTCCGCTGGCTGCATTCATGGGCTGGGATGGTCTCATCGTCTTCGACAGGAGTGTGGATGTACCAGCCATGGCAGCGGAATATATGCGGCGCGTACAGACCCTTTACTGTTGCGGTAAGTGCACCCCCGGCAAAAAGGGTACAAAAGTGCTTATGGACACCCTGGCTGCCATTCTCGGCGGAAATGCAACCGAGGCGGACCTGGACACCATAGAAGATCTGACGAAGCTCCTGGAAAACTGCAAGTGTACGCTTTGCCAGAGTTCCACAGTGCCGGTCCTGGACGCGGTAAAAAACTTCCGCAATGATTTCCTTGCCTATATCAATGGCGGCAAGAAAACTTCCGGAGATTTCCGTTATATCGAGAAGTATACGGCCCCCTGTCAGGATAAGTGTCCTGCCCACATCGACATACCTGCCTATATCGAAGCGATCAAGGAATATTATTACGATCATTCCCTTGGCACTATCCGTGACAGCATGCCGCTCCCCTCGGTCTGTGGCCGTGTCTGCCCACATCCCTGCGAGACAGCATGCCGGCGTAAGAACGTGGATGAACCGATCAGCATCATGGTGCTGAAGAGAACGGCCTCCGATTACGAGTGGAAGCACAAGTTCGAGCCTCCCATGCAGCCAAAACCTCGCAAGGGGAAAACCATCGCCGTCGTCGGCGCAGGCCCTGCCGGCCTGGCCGCAGCATATTATCTGGCACTTGAAGGTTATCCCGTAACCATTTATGAAGCGCTTCCCGAAGGTTTCGGCGGCGGGATGGTTGCCGTCGGCATCCCTCCGTATCGGCAGCCGCGCCATCTGTTGCAGCGGGACATCGACATCATCTCCTCCATGGGAGTCGAGATGATATACAATACCCGCATCGGTAAGGATATTTCCCTTGAGGACCTGAAGAAGAAATACGATGCCGTCTTCCTGGCTCCCGGCGCCCATCGCTCCAAGCCGATGGGAGTGGAAGGCGAAGACAAAGGATACAAGGGCTTCCTTAAAGGCGGAATCGATTTTCTCCGCGAGGCATACATGGGTAAGCCTACCGGTATGGGGAAAAAGGTGGTTGTTGTCGGCGGCGGTAACACTGCCATTGACTGCGTTCGCGTCGCCCTTCGCGAAGGCGCCGAAGTATCGACACTCCTCTATCGTCGTTCCCGTAAAGAAATGCCTGCCGACGTTTGGGAGGTGGACGGTGCCGACGAAGAAGGGGTCAAATTCGAATTTCAGGTTCTTCCTACCAGGATTATCGTTGACGGTAATGACCAGATAACCGGTGTCGAATGCGTACGTATGGCCCTTGGCGAGCCGGACGCCTCCGGACGCCGCCGTCCTGAACCCATGGCCGGCAGTGAGTTTGTCGTCGAATGCGACACGGTCATCCCGGCCATCGGCCAGGATCCCGATCTCAGCTTCATCCCGGCAGACATGGGGATCGACATTACCAAGTGGAATACCATCATTACCAAGTATGTCCCTTACAAAGATGCGGCCGGCAAGGATCTGAAAGACGGCATGGGCAACTACCAGTCAAGGACCCTGATCACCGATTGTAACGGAGTCTTTGCCGGTGGTGATGCTGAAATCGGACCGCTTACTGTCGTCGCCTGCATCGGCAGCGGCCATCGTGCGGCCAAGGTGATGCAGCGCTGGCTGGAGGAAGGAAAGGCGTACCTGACCGATGACGAGTACATGGAAGACATTCTCAACTACATGGGCGTCTACGACAAAAATGAAAATGTTTCCTGTCTTGATTCTGCGGCCAGGGCTCACCAGGGTGAGGTTCACGGCAAGGAGCGCGCCAGCTACAAGAACTACTGCGAGGTGGAGCTAGGCTTCACCGACAGCCAAGCGGTGAAGGAGGCGCAGAGGTGTTTGCGCTGCTACCGCGTCGCCATGGTTGCGGTATAG
- a CDS encoding molybdopterin-dependent oxidoreductase, translated as MVNLIIDGKNVTVAKGATILEAAATVGIKIPTLCWLQKVSPTGACRVCAVEVEGVERTMTACNTPVKEGINVTTQSERLSAIRRKVMELMLVNHPLDCPVCDAGGECDLQDACYGLDVAKQEYSALLERRKIRYDWPLIESDPNRCILCEKCVKVDHEIVGCDAIAVVNRGEATIIDTVDGKPLNCEFCGNCVAACPTGTLISKPFKFRGRPWSFNVTKSVCAFCSNGCQIEYHSRNGRVARVTSDDSTFNNGNLCINGRFGYSYLNSADRLTVPLVAEGGRQIAADWNRAMAFAAEKLQAIIKTSGADAVAGIASPRVTNEENFLFQKFIRTAVGTSNIDSEARFGYAAAQSVLREKLGLTGASATIDKIDNAGAVLVFGSDLNAEATGAEYRVIKAAFKNDAKLVVANMRRVKLRKYANSMLQYRPDSELALINGLMKAIIDGGLEDKGFVQGKVANFEALKSSLASLSLSELAAAAGVGEGELREAAALICGKKSVAILFGADLMRSKGAAEKVAALADLALLVGCIGKETGGLFPVDAKNNTQGMLDVGAAPTHLPGYQPPTAKGKDFWQILDGIEQGIIKALYVIGSDLTTYPDNNRIKKALAKLELLIVQDVLASETSAMAHVVFPASAAAEKSGSFTTTDNRLQLLGKAVDATGDAREDWDIIGELYNRLTHAGHAHLPAELLEEFKSLTPLYAKEVPAIEGRGIAINTKAFELKQNLAFSGAVSYKSAAQSQFNLLVGPIGYHNGTTTTRSENNLSVSAEGYIEIFAGDAAKVGVADGAALKISSPAGTITGKAKVSDKLQAGLLFAPSHFRDLNANSLLQGSVNIVGVTVEKA; from the coding sequence ATGGTTAACCTGATAATCGACGGCAAGAATGTAACGGTGGCCAAGGGGGCAACGATCCTTGAAGCTGCGGCGACAGTGGGCATCAAGATCCCGACCCTCTGCTGGCTGCAGAAGGTTTCTCCTACCGGCGCCTGCCGCGTCTGCGCGGTTGAGGTCGAAGGGGTCGAGCGGACCATGACGGCCTGCAACACGCCCGTCAAGGAAGGCATAAACGTTACCACCCAGTCCGAGAGGCTTTCTGCCATCCGCCGTAAGGTCATGGAGCTGATGCTGGTTAATCATCCGCTGGATTGCCCCGTCTGCGATGCCGGAGGGGAATGTGACCTTCAGGATGCCTGCTACGGACTGGATGTGGCGAAGCAGGAATACTCCGCCCTTCTGGAAAGACGCAAGATCCGTTACGACTGGCCGTTGATCGAAAGCGATCCCAATCGTTGCATTCTCTGTGAGAAATGCGTCAAGGTCGATCATGAGATTGTCGGCTGTGATGCCATTGCCGTTGTCAATCGCGGTGAAGCGACCATTATCGATACCGTGGATGGCAAGCCGCTCAACTGTGAATTCTGTGGTAACTGCGTTGCCGCCTGTCCTACCGGAACTCTCATCAGCAAGCCATTCAAATTCAGAGGCCGCCCCTGGTCATTCAACGTGACCAAGAGCGTCTGTGCCTTCTGCAGCAATGGTTGCCAGATCGAATACCACTCCAGGAACGGTCGTGTTGCCCGCGTTACCAGCGACGACAGCACCTTTAACAATGGAAATCTCTGCATCAACGGCCGTTTCGGTTACAGCTACCTCAATTCCGCCGATCGTTTGACCGTCCCACTGGTGGCAGAGGGAGGAAGACAGATCGCTGCCGACTGGAACCGAGCCATGGCTTTTGCTGCCGAGAAGCTGCAGGCGATAATCAAGACTTCGGGCGCCGATGCGGTAGCAGGCATCGCTTCGCCCCGTGTAACCAATGAAGAAAACTTCCTTTTCCAGAAATTCATACGCACTGCAGTCGGTACCAGCAATATCGATTCCGAGGCGAGGTTCGGCTATGCTGCGGCGCAGAGCGTGCTCAGGGAAAAACTGGGGCTGACGGGCGCCAGCGCAACCATCGACAAGATAGATAATGCCGGCGCAGTTCTGGTCTTCGGGAGTGACCTCAATGCTGAGGCAACCGGTGCCGAGTACCGGGTCATCAAGGCTGCTTTTAAAAACGACGCCAAACTGGTGGTCGCCAACATGCGCCGGGTGAAGCTAAGGAAATATGCGAACAGCATGCTGCAGTATCGGCCCGACAGCGAGCTGGCGCTGATCAACGGCCTGATGAAGGCTATCATCGATGGCGGTCTTGAAGATAAAGGATTCGTCCAGGGAAAGGTGGCCAATTTTGAGGCACTGAAATCTTCTCTTGCCTCCCTGTCTTTGTCCGAGCTGGCAGCAGCGGCCGGTGTCGGCGAGGGTGAACTGCGTGAGGCCGCTGCCCTCATCTGCGGCAAGAAAAGTGTCGCCATTCTTTTCGGTGCAGACCTCATGCGCAGCAAAGGTGCTGCAGAAAAGGTCGCAGCCCTTGCCGACCTGGCGCTGCTCGTCGGTTGTATCGGCAAGGAGACCGGAGGTTTATTTCCTGTCGATGCCAAGAATAATACCCAGGGAATGCTGGATGTGGGTGCAGCTCCGACCCATTTGCCCGGCTATCAGCCACCCACTGCCAAAGGCAAAGATTTCTGGCAGATTTTGGATGGTATCGAACAGGGCATTATTAAAGCCCTTTACGTGATAGGTAGCGACCTGACCACCTATCCCGACAATAACCGCATCAAAAAAGCACTGGCCAAGCTGGAGCTTCTCATAGTTCAGGATGTTCTTGCCAGCGAAACCTCAGCGATGGCCCATGTGGTCTTCCCTGCTTCAGCTGCTGCCGAGAAAAGCGGTTCCTTTACCACGACCGACAACAGGCTGCAGCTTCTTGGCAAGGCTGTCGATGCAACTGGCGATGCCCGGGAAGATTGGGATATCATCGGTGAGCTTTACAACCGTCTCACCCATGCAGGTCACGCGCACCTCCCGGCGGAGCTGTTGGAGGAATTCAAAAGCCTTACGCCCCTTTATGCCAAGGAAGTACCAGCCATTGAGGGTCGCGGCATCGCCATCAACACCAAGGCATTCGAGCTGAAGCAGAATCTGGCATTTTCCGGGGCTGTTTCGTATAAATCTGCCGCTCAGTCCCAGTTCAATCTGCTGGTCGGTCCCATCGGCTACCATAACGGCACCACCACCACCCGGTCAGAGAATAACCTCAGTGTTTCAGCTGAAGGATACATCGAAATATTTGCCGGCGACGCAGCCAAGGTTGGCGTTGCTGACGGGGCAGCCCTTAAAATAAGCTCCCCAGCCGGTACCATCACAGGCAAGGCCAAGGTAAGCGACAAACTGCAGGCCGGGTTGCTTTTTGCTCCGTCCCACTTCCGCGACCTCAATGCCAACTCTCTTCTCCAGGGCAGTGTAAATATCGTCGGCGTAACGGTGGAAAAGGCTTAA